One part of the Pseudodesulfovibrio sp. JC047 genome encodes these proteins:
- a CDS encoding type II secretion system F family protein codes for MTEAQLIPLFAAGLGFVAVLLGGYGVSSYLGGATDTAKLKERVAGTSVKRSEALTAPLASVVENSLSLFGRMGSKIGPTEAAEITKNRMRLIQAGLRGPDSFKVFQGIKGVLACVLAGGFLAIRFLFVTDMSMAGTAFGTVFLATIGVYGPEYWLTKKINGRKRAVADELPDALDLLVVCVESGMGLDQAIDRVCHELRRSGPVISAEFKLLTLELRAGKARTEALRSLAERVGMDDLNSLTSLLIQADAFGISVGRTLRVYSDAMRVKRSQRAEEKAAKMPVLLLLPLIAFILPALFVTILGPAVIMSMDMFKAMNN; via the coding sequence ATGACTGAAGCGCAATTGATTCCCCTGTTTGCTGCGGGGCTTGGATTTGTGGCCGTGCTTTTGGGCGGGTACGGGGTGAGCAGTTATCTGGGTGGGGCTACGGATACGGCCAAGCTCAAGGAACGTGTCGCTGGAACGTCGGTCAAGCGGTCCGAGGCATTGACCGCCCCGTTGGCCTCCGTGGTGGAAAATTCTTTGAGTCTGTTTGGCCGTATGGGATCAAAAATTGGTCCCACGGAAGCTGCGGAAATTACCAAAAATCGGATGCGATTGATACAGGCCGGGTTGCGTGGTCCGGATTCATTCAAGGTTTTTCAGGGAATCAAGGGCGTTCTGGCCTGTGTGCTTGCTGGTGGATTCCTGGCGATCCGTTTTCTTTTTGTCACGGATATGAGCATGGCGGGCACAGCCTTTGGGACCGTCTTTCTGGCCACCATCGGTGTCTACGGACCGGAATACTGGCTGACCAAGAAGATCAACGGGCGCAAGCGGGCCGTGGCCGATGAGTTGCCCGATGCCTTGGACCTTCTGGTCGTCTGTGTCGAATCCGGCATGGGGTTGGATCAGGCCATTGACCGGGTGTGTCACGAGCTGAGGCGGTCCGGGCCGGTCATCAGTGCGGAGTTCAAGTTGCTGACATTGGAATTGCGTGCGGGCAAGGCCCGGACAGAGGCCCTTCGTTCTTTGGCCGAGCGGGTGGGAATGGATGATTTGAACAGCCTGACGTCACTGCTTATTCAAGCTGATGCCTTCGGGATCAGTGTTGGCAGAACCCTGCGTGTCTATTCCGATGCCATGCGGGTGAAGCGGTCCCAGCGGGCCGAGGAAAAAGCGGCCAAGATGCCGGTCTTGTTGTTGCTTCCCCTGATCGCCTTCATTCTTCCGGCGTTGTTTGTGACGATTCTCGGCCCAGCGGTCATCATGAGCATGGATATGTTCAAGGCCATGAATAATTAG